CTGCGCACACCATGGTGTGGGAAGGAATCGAGCTATTGCCTGTCGTAGACAATCATCGCAAGCTCGTAGGGGTCTTGAGCCGCAACGACGTGCTAAAAGCGCTGCAATTTACAGCGAAGCAACCACAGATGAGTGAGACGTTTCCGAATCTGATCATGTCCCATTTCAGGGAGGAGCGACAGGCAGATGAGATGGTCTATCTGGGTGATGTGAGCCCACAAATGACCAACCATCTCGGTACGATTGCCAGCGGAATCATGACGACGGTCATGGTCGAGGCTGCTTGTAACCTGTTGCGCCACCATCGTCGAGGGGACATGGTACCAGAAAATATCACCGTCTATTTCCTAAAGCCAGTTCAGATGGAAAGCCATATCGAAGTAAAGCCGCGCCTATTAGACATCAGCCGCCGCTTCGGAAAAGTCGAAGTATCCGTATTCCACGGCGATCAGCTCGTGGGGCAGGCCATGATTACTGCGCAAATTATTGAGCGATAAAAGAAAGGAACAGTCTTCGGGACTGTTCTTTTTTTAGTTGGTAAGCAATTATAAACCGTCATTCATTTTCTGTGTTGAGTTGGGGCAAGAGGCGCGCCTCCTTTTTTCTATGCGCATAAAAGGGATGTGAATGAAGATTTTAGCCAGCATGCCTACGCCCAAAACAAATGCTGCATAAACCAATTCAATTGAGTCAAACAGCGCTCCGTATAGTTGAAAACCGATCAGCCTACCCACAGCAAACAGCATAACCATGACGGAAATAAATCGTCCCAGCATATGTGATTCGATGGTTTGCTGATAGAAGGTACGGAAAAATACACCGTAGATATTGAACATGGAAAACAGAAAATAGCTTACCAATGAATAAAATAGGACTACGGCAAACGGAGAGGTTTGCAAGAGCTGTAAAAAAGAATTACTGCCCAAGAGCAGGAGGGGAAAGACCGCTGCAACGATCCCGATCAGACCGATACCAATACTATTGGAGACGGAAAAGCGTTTCTTTAAAAGGATCACCCCAATAATCGAGCAGACGGAGCCCATAGTTTGTGCACTTTCGACCAGTCCGAAATCGATGTCCGATCCACCAAATACCTGTTTGATCATGTACGGGAAGCCAATCATGACAAAAGGAAAGAGAAAGATATGGGTAAATAGACCGTTTAGTACAAGTGAACTAATTCGAAGATCCGTGGTGAAAATCTGTAAACCTTCCTGTAGTTCCTTTATAATCGAAGAAGAACTGGATGCTCTTGGAATCGAAGGAAGCCTCATGAAATACGTGGATGCTGCTGAGCTCAAGGAAAGTATCGCGTTTAGTAAAAAGACGGCTCCAATTCCGCTCATAGTATACAGTAGTGTGCCAATGAGTGGAGCGAGGACACGAACGCTCTCCACGATAGTACTATCCAGAGCGATAGCGTCAGTCAATTCTGTTTTCTTCACCACATGCTGCAAGAGTGTAGTATACGCGGGAACTGCCAGTAGATTGCATACAGAAAAAAATAGAACGGCCACATAAATTATCGTCTCTTTGATGGGCTGAAACAGCGAGAAAAAGAACAGCGAAAGCAGAAAAATACCGTAAATGAGATCGATGCTGCAAAGCAGCTTTCGCTTGTCCAGTCGGTCAGCCCATACACCTGCAAATGGACCGAACAGGATTTGCGGGATTACCCCCAGCGCCAGTATGGAAGCAAATTTTCCTGCTGATCCTGTGAGTGCCAGGATGTACAGGGCAAAGGCAACGCTTAGGCAGATCGTACCAAACTCGCTGGTAGAATGGCGAAACAAAAACAATGAGAAATTCGGGTTGGCAAACAAATGAAATTTCATAGCTGATCCCTCCAAGTGCTCTAGGCAAAACACATAGGTTGATTGTAGAGGGATCAGGAAAAAAAGCTCGGCAAATTTTGCTGTTAGAATGAGCAATTATTGACATCGGAAGGTGGGGATGAGAATGATGAGCCAGATTACCAAGCCGTTATCCTTGAAGAATGTGAATAGCGCTATTACCATCTATCAGATAGAGGCAGGCGGCTCTGATGAGCTACATCAGCATGATAGTTTTTTTCAAATCAGCATGTTGCTTCAGGGCAATCCGCTGGTGCAATGTGAACAGCAATTTCGCAAGTTGGCTGGACGTCAGCGTCTGGTTGCATCACCTGGGTGTCAGCACCGTCATTTTTCTGAAGCTGAGGCTATGCGGTTGTTGCTCTTCTTTATCAGCCCAAGCCTTCTGGAGAGCGTCTATGCTGACAAAATGGAAGCTGTTAGCGGACCGATTGAATTTGTCCCATGGTCGGAGGATGAAACGGATGGTTTTCAAAGAATCGCGGAAACAGTCTGTACACAAATGATTACTCAGCAGGTGGAAAAGCTTGCGCTTGAACAGCTAGAATGGGAGTTGGCCACCTTGTTGTTAACAGTGCAGGAAGGATCGCACACGCAAAAATGGCGGGGCAAGCATCTAGCCCCTTATTCCGCCATCCCTGCATCGATCCATCCAGTCCTGAAAAGGGTGACTGATTTCATTCAGGATGATGTAACCGTAGATTGTTCACTGGATACACTGGCGGGGGTTGCGGGTATCAGCAAATTTCATCTGATTCGTCTATTCCGTGAGCAGATTGGTCGCACCCCGGCGCAATATGTGACAGATCAACGTGTAACCCGGGCGGCCTGGTTGCTCCGAAACAGTAAGCTCGCCGTTACGGTCATCGCCTTTGAAGTGGGCTTTGGCAGTGTAAGCACATTTGAGAGGGCATTTAGAAAAAAATATAGTGTAAGTCCGCTCGATTACCGCAATAGCATGTAGGTGCGAACAAATATCGAAAAGTTGGATTGCGATGAGGCTATGGGGCCAACCACGACTGGGATGACTACTTTGGACGCGGTTTCCCTTTTCCGTGGAGCTTTGTCAACCATGAATTGACAGGGCAAGGAATGTAACTTATCATCTAATTAGGATATCATCTAATTAGATTGAGTAAACGAAGAAAGGAGTGTCCCACTTGCAATTAGACCAACTCGTCACCTTTTACAAAGCACTCGGAGACCCCACGCGCATACGCATTCTCGCAATATTGGCAAACGGCCCCCTACATGGACAGGCGTTGGCAGGCAAGCTCGGCGTGACACCTCCGACCATCACACATCATATGGCAAAGCTTCGAGAAGCAGGTGTTGTTTACGAACGTCGTGATAAAAACACCATTTACTTTTACCTGCATGAAGCCAATGTAAAACGACAGTCGCAGGCTATCGTGAATGTCATGGAAAAAGCAAAGGATACGTCAGTAGAGGAGTTATTTGCAGAAGACACCTTACATGTTCAGAGGAGGCACCAGATGGCAGCCGAAAAAATGCAGGTTATTCGCAGCTTCATTACTCCAGATGGCAAGCTGAAACAAATCCCGTCCCAGCGTAAGAAAAAGCTGATCGTCTTTGAATACATGGTGCGCGGTTTAGAAAAAGGGCGCAAGTACAAAGAACCGGAGATCAACGAGTATATCCGTCAGTTCCATGAGGATTACGCAACGATTCGCCGGGAATTCATTATGAATCATTATATGTATCGGGAAGAGGGGATCTACGAGCTGAACCCAGAGGAAATGTGGGCAAAAGCCGAAGACCTGCAATAATGGGAATTGTTTCCTCCTGACTCGAACAGAAAAAAGGACAACCTTCGGCACTGCCGCTCAGGTTGTCGAAGCAATAGAATGTCACACAAACTCATTATAGCGAGAGCTCTAGCAAGTTTGTATGATAAACGGCTGGGAATAGAGGAAAAGTATTTCCAGTCATCCTTTCCCAAAAATGAAAAAGGCATGCGGAACGTAAAGCTGTTCCCATGCCTTTTTTTATACCCCTTTTTTCAATTCTGCCTGCCAAGCCGTACGATAACGGAAATAATTGCGAGTTCCCAAAAATAAATTCATAACCCCTACAATCAGCATGATCAACGCAACGACAATGCGGAGCGTATCGAGAGAATCAAAAGTAAACTGATTGATACCGAACAAAGAGACGAGTATCCCCAATGACACATTCATTTTCCCCAGCAACATACGGGATTCAAGCGGATGGATGCCTCGCCTGCGCGCATGGATACTATAGTAGACACTGGCTACTAGGGAGGCGAGAACACCGGTCATGTAAAAGGCAGACCACATAGATGGATTCATCCTTTCTAGCCATTCTGGTATTACCCATCCTACCAAAATCAGGGGATAACGGTCAAATACAGGTAGGAACGTTTGTTCTTATCATCCGTATACGTTATACTTCCGGTATAATGTAAGGGAGAAAGTTTCAATCGTGAAAAGTGAGAGGGGTAATATCATGACCTCCTTTGTCCATTTGCATGTTCATACGGAGTATAGTCTGCTGGATGGAGCAGCACGTATCGATACGCTAGTGAAGCGAGCCAGCGAATTGGGCATGCATGCACTGGCAATGACAGATCATGCCAACTTGTACGGGGCAATCCCGTTTTATAAAGCTTGTCTGGAGGCAGGCATCCGACCGATTATCGGGATGGAATTATACGTAATAGAGGGGAATCTTCAAGATCGCGTGCGAAATGCACCGCCGCCTAGTCATCTGATCGTTCTCGCTGAAAATGAAACGGGTTACCGCAATCTCCTGAGGTTGGCAACAATCGCGAATACAGATGGCAACTATATCCTTCCACGTCTCAACAAAGAGGTGTTGGCAAAGCATACGGACGGCCTCATTGCACTGAGCGGCTGTCAGCAAGGGGAAGTAGCCAAGCTGTTACTGGCTGGAGAAGCGGACACTGCCAAAGAAGCAGCCCTCCGGTATCAGCGAATGTTTGGTGAACAGCATTTTTATTTGGAACTGGCTGATCACGGATTGGAAGTGGAGCGCAGGCTGAATACTCGTCTCGTGAAACTAAGTCAGGAGACGGGGATTCCGCTGATTGCGACCAACAACGTTCACTACATCCACAGAGAGGATCACCAGCAGCATGATATCTTGTTGGCGATCAAAGAAGGCAAGACCATTGGCGAAGAAAACCGTTTTCGTTACGAGACGGATCAGTACTATTTGAAAAGCGCTGAGGAAATGGCGGCGCTCTTTGCTTTTGCTCCACAGGCGTTAGCGAATACGGTAGCTGTTGCAGACAGGTGCAAGCTGGACCTTACCTTTGGCGCGCATATTTTGCCGGAATTTCCCTTGGCAGAGGGACAAGATTCGACGCAGTATTTGCGTGAACTGTGTGAAAAA
The window above is part of the Brevibacillus brevis NBRC 100599 genome. Proteins encoded here:
- a CDS encoding YtpI family protein, with protein sequence MWSAFYMTGVLASLVASVYYSIHARRRGIHPLESRMLLGKMNVSLGILVSLFGINQFTFDSLDTLRIVVALIMLIVGVMNLFLGTRNYFRYRTAWQAELKKGV
- a CDS encoding helix-turn-helix domain-containing protein: MMSQITKPLSLKNVNSAITIYQIEAGGSDELHQHDSFFQISMLLQGNPLVQCEQQFRKLAGRQRLVASPGCQHRHFSEAEAMRLLLFFISPSLLESVYADKMEAVSGPIEFVPWSEDETDGFQRIAETVCTQMITQQVEKLALEQLEWELATLLLTVQEGSHTQKWRGKHLAPYSAIPASIHPVLKRVTDFIQDDVTVDCSLDTLAGVAGISKFHLIRLFREQIGRTPAQYVTDQRVTRAAWLLRNSKLAVTVIAFEVGFGSVSTFERAFRKKYSVSPLDYRNSM
- a CDS encoding metalloregulator ArsR/SmtB family transcription factor, whose product is MQLDQLVTFYKALGDPTRIRILAILANGPLHGQALAGKLGVTPPTITHHMAKLREAGVVYERRDKNTIYFYLHEANVKRQSQAIVNVMEKAKDTSVEELFAEDTLHVQRRHQMAAEKMQVIRSFITPDGKLKQIPSQRKKKLIVFEYMVRGLEKGRKYKEPEINEYIRQFHEDYATIRREFIMNHYMYREEGIYELNPEEMWAKAEDLQ
- a CDS encoding MFS transporter is translated as MKFHLFANPNFSLFLFRHSTSEFGTICLSVAFALYILALTGSAGKFASILALGVIPQILFGPFAGVWADRLDKRKLLCSIDLIYGIFLLSLFFFSLFQPIKETIIYVAVLFFSVCNLLAVPAYTTLLQHVVKKTELTDAIALDSTIVESVRVLAPLIGTLLYTMSGIGAVFLLNAILSLSSAASTYFMRLPSIPRASSSSSIIKELQEGLQIFTTDLRISSLVLNGLFTHIFLFPFVMIGFPYMIKQVFGGSDIDFGLVESAQTMGSVCSIIGVILLKKRFSVSNSIGIGLIGIVAAVFPLLLLGSNSFLQLLQTSPFAVVLFYSLVSYFLFSMFNIYGVFFRTFYQQTIESHMLGRFISVMVMLFAVGRLIGFQLYGALFDSIELVYAAFVLGVGMLAKIFIHIPFMRIEKRRRASCPNSTQKMNDGL